TCGAGCTTGGCACGCTGGTGGCCCTTCCGCGCGTCTTCGACAGCGAGCGGGTGCAGCCCGAACTCGCTCGCGACGGCGTCGAGTTCCGCATCGGTCGGACGGTAGAGGCCGATCCAGGCGAAGCCGCCGTGTGCCTCCCGAGTCTCGAACGTCTCTTCAAGGGTCACGGGCGTGGCGACGCGCACGCCGCCGTTGTAGATCGCGTTGTCGATGACCGGCATCCGTTCCAGTCTGCCGCATGCCCGAGGGTCAGGCCGGGGGCGCGCCGAACCGGCCATGGGTGAGCACCCACGAGTGCATGGCGATCGCGGCGGCCGCGCTCGCGTTGAGCGATCGGGTCGACCCGAACTGCGTGATCTCGACGATGGCGTCGGCCGCGGCGGTCGCCTCTGCCGAGAGGCCCGGGCCCTCCTGCCCGAAGAGGAGCACGCATCGCTCGGGCCACGCGAATGCCTCGATCGGCACGGCGCCCTCGACGTTGTCGACGGCGATGATGGGCACGGATGCCGCGCGCGCCCACTCGGCGAAGGCCGCGACATCCGCGTGATGCTCGAGGTGCTGGTAGCGATCGGTCACCATCGCGCCGCGCTTGTTCCAGCGGCGGCGCCCGATGATGTGCACGGTGTCGGCGGCGAACGCGTTGGCGCTGCGCACGATCGAGCCGATGTTCATGTCGTGCTGCCAATTCTCGATCGCGACGTGGAACGGATGCCGGTGGGCGTCGAGGTCGGCGACGATCGCCTCCATGCGCCAGTACCGGTAGCGGTCGATGACGTTGCGGGTGTCGCCGCGTTCGAGGAGCTCAGGGTCGTACCGGGGGTCGTCTGGCCACGCCTCGGCGCCGCCGGGCCAGGGACCGACGCCGTGCGTCAGGAGGACCGGCTCGTCGTGCTCGGGCTCGTCGTGCCGGGTGGCGTCGCCGACACCCTCGCCGGACTCGCCCGCGGCATCCGCTCGCTCATGAACCACACCTCAACGCTAGCCGTCCGCCGCGAGCTTTGGCCGCCGCTTTCGGCACACCGAAATCTGTGTACGATTTAGGTATGCCGAAACGCATCGTCGCCGCCGCCGCAGGGCTCACTGCCGCCGCCGTGCTGCTCGGCGGATGCACCGGCAGCAGCGCCAACGGCGAGGCCGACGAACGGCCCGTCGTGCTGACGACCTTCACCGTGCTCGAAGACATCGCCGAGCAGGTCGCGGGCGAGCATCTGCGGGTCGAATCAATCACCAAGGTCGGCGCCGAGATCCATGGCTATGAGCCGACGCCCGGCGATCTGCGCCGCGCCTCGGGCGCCGACCTCATCCTCGACAACGGGCTCAACCTCGAGGCGTGGTTCGCGCAGTTCGTCGAGAGCCTCGATGTGCCGCACGTCGTCGTGAGCGAGGGCGTCGAGGTGATGTCAATCGCCGACGGCTCCGCCGAGGGCCTGCCGAACCCGCACGCGTGGATGTCGGCGCTCAACGTGCAGGTGTACGTCGACAACATGGTCGCCGCGTTCAGCGAGCTCGATCCCGACCACGCCGCCGACTACGCGGCGAACGGCCGCGCCTACCAGGCCGAGCTGCAGCAGGTGCACGACGAGCTCGTCGCCGAGCTCGCGACGCTCCCCGCCAACGAGCGGGCGCTCGTCACGTGCGAAGGCGCGTTCTCGTACCTCGCCCGCGACGCCGGCCTCACCGAGCAGTACCTCTGGGCCGTCAACGCCGAACAGCAGGCCACGCCGCAGCAGATCGCGCGCACGATCGAGTTCGTCGACGAGCAGGGCGTGCCAGCGGTGTTCTGCGAGTCCACGGTGTCCGACAAGGCGATGCAGCAGGTCGTGCAGGCGACGGATGCCGCGTTCGGCGGCACGCTCTACGTCGACTCGCTATCGGACCCCGACGGTCCGGTGCCGAGCTATCTCGACCTGCTCCGCCACGACGCCACCGTGATCACCGACGCGCTCGCCGGGGGTGGGTGATGACGTTCA
The Agromyces albus DNA segment above includes these coding regions:
- a CDS encoding TrmH family RNA methyltransferase; translation: MTHGVGPWPGGAEAWPDDPRYDPELLERGDTRNVIDRYRYWRMEAIVADLDAHRHPFHVAIENWQHDMNIGSIVRSANAFAADTVHIIGRRRWNKRGAMVTDRYQHLEHHADVAAFAEWARAASVPIIAVDNVEGAVPIEAFAWPERCVLLFGQEGPGLSAEATAAADAIVEITQFGSTRSLNASAAAAIAMHSWVLTHGRFGAPPA
- a CDS encoding metal ABC transporter substrate-binding protein, which gives rise to MPKRIVAAAAGLTAAAVLLGGCTGSSANGEADERPVVLTTFTVLEDIAEQVAGEHLRVESITKVGAEIHGYEPTPGDLRRASGADLILDNGLNLEAWFAQFVESLDVPHVVVSEGVEVMSIADGSAEGLPNPHAWMSALNVQVYVDNMVAAFSELDPDHAADYAANGRAYQAELQQVHDELVAELATLPANERALVTCEGAFSYLARDAGLTEQYLWAVNAEQQATPQQIARTIEFVDEQGVPAVFCESTVSDKAMQQVVQATDAAFGGTLYVDSLSDPDGPVPSYLDLLRHDATVITDALAGGG